A section of the Vibrio vulnificus CMCP6 genome encodes:
- the plsB gene encoding glycerol-3-phosphate 1-O-acyltransferase PlsB, which yields MSSGQSFSHSLLKLPLSALVKGTAIPSNPIDDHHIDINKPIVYALPFRSAVDLLTLQKHALELGLPDPLSPLEIHGKSLKRYVFIASRPTLVQSDNDVPSDSIALFSDLLALHAEDSELDVQVIPATVLWGRKPGKEGNNKPYLQAMNGLQKAKAVITAGRDCLVRFSPVVSLRYMAQSHGTDSSIAHKLARVARIHFSRQKLAASGPDLPSRQVLFARLMKSPAIEQAIEEEAKNKNISMEKARKEAQDIMDEIAADFSYSLVKQGDRLLGWLWNKLYQGLNINNAATVRRLAQDGHEIVYVPCHRSHMDYLLLSYVLYHEGMVPPHIAAGINLNFFPAGPIFRRGGAFFIRRSFKGNRLYSTIFREYLAELFAKGYSVEYFSEGGRSRTGRLLPAKTGMLAMTIQAMLRGLNRPVTLVPVYIGYEHVMEVATYAKELRGKRKEKENAGLVLRTLRKLRNFGLGYVNFGEPIPLNQYLNEHAPEWTKDIDPMGASRPQWINPVVNQLANKMMTHINDAAAANALTLCATALLASRQRALSKDSLIHQIECYLQLLKNVPYSKTYTVPSESAEALVEHAISLDKFVIETDTMGDIISLDRNQSILMTYYRNNIIHLFALPSLIAQMIIRQENLTVSQIQQQVAEIYPFLKAELFLSHKEEELDELVVKVLNELVSQDLISLKEDKVAKNQANTLTLVLLGRTISETLQRYSIAFNLLVSNPELAKADLEQKSQDIAQRLTRLHGINAPEYFDKGVFASLFSTLKQQGYLDSDGNCDGEKTAQFATLLYALLYPEVKLTIEESVFQLKSA from the coding sequence TGGTGAAAGGCACTGCGATTCCTTCTAATCCAATCGACGATCACCACATCGATATTAATAAGCCCATTGTTTATGCCCTGCCTTTTCGCTCGGCCGTGGACCTATTAACGCTCCAAAAACACGCACTCGAGTTAGGATTACCCGATCCACTTTCTCCGCTTGAGATCCATGGCAAATCACTCAAACGTTATGTGTTTATCGCCTCTCGACCAACGTTGGTTCAAAGCGATAACGATGTACCAAGTGATTCGATTGCCCTTTTCTCCGATTTACTGGCGCTCCACGCGGAAGACAGCGAACTGGATGTTCAGGTAATTCCTGCCACCGTATTGTGGGGACGTAAGCCGGGTAAAGAAGGCAACAATAAGCCTTACCTACAAGCGATGAATGGCCTGCAAAAAGCCAAAGCAGTGATCACCGCCGGTCGTGATTGCCTTGTGCGCTTTAGCCCTGTGGTCTCACTGCGTTACATGGCACAATCACACGGTACAGATAGCTCGATTGCCCACAAGTTGGCACGCGTAGCTCGCATTCACTTCTCACGTCAAAAACTGGCGGCTTCTGGCCCAGACTTGCCTTCGCGCCAAGTGCTGTTTGCTCGTTTGATGAAATCGCCAGCCATTGAGCAAGCGATTGAGGAAGAAGCCAAAAACAAAAACATCTCGATGGAGAAAGCGCGTAAAGAAGCGCAAGACATCATGGATGAGATTGCAGCAGACTTCTCCTACTCCTTGGTGAAACAAGGCGATCGCTTGCTGGGATGGCTTTGGAACAAGCTCTATCAGGGGCTTAACATCAACAACGCCGCGACGGTGCGCCGTCTAGCGCAAGATGGTCATGAGATTGTGTATGTGCCTTGCCATCGCAGCCACATGGACTACCTGCTGCTCTCTTACGTGCTTTATCACGAAGGGATGGTGCCACCGCATATTGCCGCAGGCATAAACCTCAACTTCTTCCCTGCGGGGCCGATTTTCCGCCGCGGCGGGGCATTCTTTATTCGTCGTAGCTTCAAGGGCAATCGTCTTTATTCGACCATTTTCCGCGAATATTTGGCAGAGCTCTTTGCCAAAGGCTACTCGGTAGAATACTTCTCGGAAGGTGGCCGCTCGCGCACGGGTCGTTTGCTGCCAGCTAAAACCGGCATGTTGGCGATGACCATTCAAGCCATGCTGCGTGGGCTAAATCGCCCAGTCACCTTAGTGCCGGTTTACATTGGCTACGAGCACGTGATGGAAGTAGCAACCTACGCCAAAGAGTTGCGTGGTAAACGTAAAGAGAAAGAAAACGCCGGTCTTGTGCTGCGCACACTGCGCAAACTGCGTAACTTTGGCTTGGGTTATGTCAACTTTGGTGAGCCTATCCCGCTCAACCAATACCTCAACGAGCATGCCCCTGAGTGGACCAAAGACATCGACCCAATGGGCGCGAGCCGACCTCAATGGATCAATCCTGTGGTGAACCAGTTGGCGAATAAGATGATGACGCACATTAACGACGCCGCAGCAGCGAACGCATTGACCTTGTGTGCCACCGCATTACTGGCATCACGTCAGCGGGCGCTTTCTAAAGATTCCCTAATCCATCAGATTGAGTGCTACTTACAGCTCTTGAAGAATGTGCCGTACTCGAAGACCTATACCGTGCCTTCTGAAAGCGCCGAAGCTCTGGTAGAACACGCGATTTCATTGGATAAGTTTGTCATCGAAACCGACACCATGGGCGACATCATTTCGCTCGATCGTAATCAGTCGATCTTGATGACCTACTACCGCAACAACATCATCCACTTGTTCGCGCTACCATCGCTGATTGCACAGATGATCATTCGTCAGGAAAATCTAACCGTGAGCCAAATCCAGCAGCAAGTGGCGGAGATTTACCCATTCCTGAAAGCGGAACTGTTCTTGAGCCACAAAGAAGAAGAGCTCGATGAACTGGTTGTGAAAGTGCTAAACGAGTTGGTATCGCAGGATCTGATCAGCCTGAAAGAAGATAAGGTTGCGAAAAATCAAGCGAATACCCTCACGCTTGTTTTGCTCGGTCGTACCATCTCTGAAACGCTTCAGCGTTACTCGATTGCCTTCAATCTGCTGGTGTCCAATCCTGAATTGGCTAAAGCGGATTTGGAACAAAAGAGCCAAGACATCGCTCAGCGTTTGACTCGCTTACACGGTATCAATGC